TTAAGTTTCCCTTTAAAAAACTATGGCGCGTAAAAAAGCACATCCGAAATTTATTTTTGTAACCGGCGGCGTGATTTCGTCCCTCGGCAAAGGCATCGCGGCATCCAGCCTCGGCATGCTCCTCAAAGAGCATGGTTACAATGTCACCATTCAAAAATTTGATCCTTACATCAATGTGGATCCCGGCACGATGAGCCCATATCAGCATGGCGAGGTCTTCGTCACGGATGACGGCGCGGAAACCGATCTTGATCTCGGGCATTACGAGCGCTTTATTGACGATAACATGAGCACCCGCAATTCGCACACCACGGGTAAGGTTTATAAAACCGTGATTGACAAAGAACGGCGCGGTGACTATCTCGGTGCCACCGTACAGGTTATTCCCCATATCACGGACGAAATTCGCGGCCGTATTCGCACGCTGACCAATGAAGGTTACGATATCATCATTACGGAAATTGGTGGTACGGTCGGCGATATCGAAAGTCTGCCATTTTTGGAATCCATCCGCCAATTCTGTTTGGAGTTGGACCCGCAGGATACCGTCAAAATCCATGTGACGCTTGTGCCCTTTATCAAAGCGGCGGACGAACTGAAAACCAAGCCGACTCAACACAGCGTGATGAAGCTGCGTGAAATCGGTATTCAACCGGATATTTTGCTATGCCGCTCGGAACGCCCGCTGTCAAAAGACATGCGTGCTAAGATCGGTTTATTTTGCAATGTGCCGTCATTTGCCGTGATCGAAGCATCCGATGTGCGCTCCATCTATGAAGTTCCGCTCATCATGCACAACAACGGCATGGATCAGTTGGTGTTAAAAAAACTTGATCTGCCGAGCAAAAAACTCAATCTGGCACATTGGAAAAATCTGGTTCACAAAATTTATGAACCGAAAAACAAAGTACGTATCGCGTTGTGCGGCAAATATACCGGCCTACCCGATGCATATAAAAGTATTTTAGAATCCTTTATCCATGCCGGTGTGGAAAATAATGCGAATGTCGATGTCGCTTTCATAGACTCCAGCAAGATTGACGAAAAAACCGATTTACGGCATACGTTTGCCGGCATAGACGGTATACTCGTTCCCGGAGGTTTCGGAGAACGCGGGATCGAAGGCATGATCCGGGCCATTCGTTATGCACGGGAACATAAACTGCCGTTTTTCGGAATATGCCTCGGCATGCAATGTATG
This genomic interval from bacterium contains the following:
- a CDS encoding CTP synthase, producing MARKKAHPKFIFVTGGVISSLGKGIAASSLGMLLKEHGYNVTIQKFDPYINVDPGTMSPYQHGEVFVTDDGAETDLDLGHYERFIDDNMSTRNSHTTGKVYKTVIDKERRGDYLGATVQVIPHITDEIRGRIRTLTNEGYDIIITEIGGTVGDIESLPFLESIRQFCLELDPQDTVKIHVTLVPFIKAADELKTKPTQHSVMKLREIGIQPDILLCRSERPLSKDMRAKIGLFCNVPSFAVIEASDVRSIYEVPLIMHNNGMDQLVLKKLDLPSKKLNLAHWKNLVHKIYEPKNKVRIALCGKYTGLPDAYKSILESFIHAGVENNANVDVAFIDSSKIDEKTDLRHTFAGIDGILVPGGFGERGIEGMIRAIRYAREHKLPFFGICLGMQCMSIEFARHVCGFSDANSSEFSKVTKHPVIDLMESQKDIKEMGATMRLGAYPCVVKDRTKARSAYGSDLISERHRHRFEFNNRFIPDFEKKGMVFSGLSPDHKLVEIIELKEHPWFLGVQFHPELKSRAIKAHPLFREFIKAALGHQRTHGKKK